In the genome of Thermoplasmatales archaeon, one region contains:
- a CDS encoding transposase, with the protein EEIKTNLFFIPNGNKYKENWKNFDVFCTNIEIDESNILSLADLYRRRWNIENFYRDAQENFMIKTKTENPIIRFFFFIFSAILYNLWYFIREFISIIAEKWKDSILDLIKQRKVLCNINCAKRIDEKIIKIF; encoded by the coding sequence GAAGAAATAAAAACAAACTTGTTCTTCATTCCAAATGGTAACAAATATAAAGAAAATTGGAAAAATTTCGATGTTTTCTGCACAAACATTGAAATTGATGAATCAAATATTCTTAGTCTTGCAGATCTATATAGGAGAAGATGGAACATAGAAAATTTTTATAGAGATGCTCAAGAGAATTTTATGATAAAAACGAAGACAGAGAATCCTATTATAAGGTTTTTCTTTTTCATATTTTCTGCTATCCTTTATAATCTGTGGTACTTTATAAGAGAATTTATTTCTATAATAGCTGAAAAGTGGAAAGATTCTATTCTTGATTTAATAAAGCAAAGAAAAGTTCTATGTAATATTAATTGTGCTAAAAGAATCGATGAAAAAATCATCAAAATTTTTTAA
- a CDS encoding inorganic diphosphatase yields the protein MKNLWHEIETGPNPPEIINVIIENPMGSRKKYEYNKKYNLIEFDRMIFSPFHYPGDYGFIPRTYCEDGDPLDALVLVTEASHPMVLLKVRPVAVLKMIDENKPDNKIISVPLNDPRFNDIKDKKDLSKHLLKEIQHFFRVYKELEGKKVKIEGWGNAKDAKEEIIYCMKLYKKFIRKSTLL from the coding sequence ATGAAAAATTTATGGCATGAAATAGAAACTGGTCCAAATCCCCCAGAAATAATTAATGTTATAATCGAGAATCCGATGGGTTCAAGAAAAAAATATGAATATAACAAAAAGTATAACCTGATAGAATTTGATAGAATGATATTTTCACCATTTCATTATCCGGGGGATTATGGATTTATACCAAGAACATATTGCGAGGACGGCGACCCCTTGGATGCTCTTGTTCTGGTAACGGAGGCAAGTCATCCAATGGTTCTACTGAAAGTAAGACCTGTTGCGGTTTTAAAAATGATAGATGAAAATAAGCCAGATAACAAGATAATTTCAGTTCCTTTAAATGATCCAAGATTTAACGATATAAAAGATAAAAAAGATTTATCGAAGCATTTATTGAAGGAAATACAGCATTTTTTTAGAGTTTATAAGGAGCTTGAAGGGAAAAAGGTTAAAATAGAAGGATGGGGAAATGCCAAAGATGCAAAAGAGGAAATAATATATTGCATGAAGCTTTATAAAAAATTTATTCGAAAATCCACTTTATTATAG
- the argF gene encoding ornithine carbamoyltransferase translates to MKKDLISIVDVKNDLEKIINDAIEIKKYGCKRIMEGKVMAMIFEKSSTRTRVSFDVAVKKLGGHSIFLSKNDIQLGRGETIEDTAKVLSKYADIIAYRAYSHENMKELARHASVPVINALDDAEHPCQVIADFMTVKEKKGRLKDINFVYIGDGNNNMAHSYLLGGAIVGMNVKIVSPRKYWPSELYIKKAREIGGKFEIEELNENSPVNADIIATDTWISMGDEHEKEERIRDFQGYTVNEVFMAKAKKDAIFLHCLPAYYGYEVTKEVAHGKQSVIFEEAWNRLWAQMAIIKWIFE, encoded by the coding sequence ATGAAGAAAGATTTGATATCAATTGTTGATGTTAAAAATGATCTTGAAAAAATAATAAATGATGCAATAGAAATTAAAAAATATGGATGCAAAAGGATAATGGAAGGAAAAGTTATGGCAATGATTTTTGAAAAAAGTTCTACGAGGACAAGAGTATCATTTGATGTTGCGGTAAAAAAATTGGGAGGACATTCAATATTTTTAAGTAAAAATGATATTCAGCTTGGAAGAGGGGAAACAATAGAGGATACTGCAAAAGTTCTTAGTAAATATGCAGATATAATTGCTTATAGAGCATACAGCCATGAAAATATGAAAGAACTGGCAAGGCACGCAAGCGTTCCTGTAATAAATGCTCTCGATGATGCAGAACATCCTTGCCAGGTTATTGCTGATTTTATGACAGTAAAGGAAAAGAAGGGTAGATTGAAGGATATAAATTTTGTCTATATTGGTGATGGAAATAACAATATGGCTCATTCTTATTTGCTTGGGGGGGCAATCGTGGGAATGAATGTTAAGATTGTTTCTCCAAGAAAATATTGGCCATCTGAATTATATATTAAAAAAGCAAGGGAGATTGGTGGAAAATTTGAAATAGAGGAGTTAAATGAGAATTCACCTGTAAATGCGGATATAATTGCAACAGATACATGGATTTCAATGGGAGATGAACATGAAAAGGAAGAAAGAATTAGAGATTTTCAGGGATATACTGTTAATGAGGTATTTATGGCAAAGGCAAAAAAAGATGCAATATTCTTACATTGCCTGCCCGCCTACTATGGATATGAAGTTACAAAAGAAGTGGCTCACGGAAAACAATCAGTAATATTTGAGGAAGCATGGAACAGGCTCTGGGCACAAATGGCTATAATAAAGTGGATTTTCGAATAA
- a CDS encoding ABC transporter ATP-binding protein: protein MIEIRNLRKTYNGIVAVNNISFEVKKGEVFALLGPNGAGKTTTIKAILGLIKIDEGEVRINGIDVFSNEREAKKLIGYLPETPSFYENLTALQTLEFFAELRGVEKEKCVEILKEVGLGDAINRKVGGFSKGMIQRLGLAQCMMGSPSLLILDEPTSGLDALGAYEIRNRIRKMKEEGNTIVLSSHILSEVQELSDRVAIMNRGNIIAIDSVEKLSQKLKIQPKLKINILNPSEKILEAIKKVNGVEDIKIEGNIIEIKCSSETKASVINAIEDAGGKIIDFKTVEPTLEEIFVKMVKENE from the coding sequence ATGATTGAAATTAGAAATCTCAGGAAAACATATAATGGAATTGTTGCGGTTAATAACATTTCTTTCGAGGTTAAAAAAGGAGAGGTTTTTGCTTTACTTGGCCCAAATGGGGCTGGAAAAACAACAACAATAAAGGCAATTCTTGGTTTAATAAAAATTGATGAAGGGGAGGTAAGAATAAATGGTATAGATGTGTTTTCAAATGAAAGAGAGGCAAAAAAATTGATTGGATACCTGCCAGAAACACCCTCTTTTTATGAAAATTTAACAGCCCTTCAAACCCTCGAATTTTTTGCTGAATTGCGAGGCGTTGAAAAAGAAAAATGTGTTGAAATTCTAAAAGAAGTAGGGCTTGGCGACGCAATTAATAGAAAAGTTGGGGGCTTTTCGAAGGGTATGATACAGCGCCTCGGGCTGGCGCAGTGCATGATGGGCTCCCCCTCCTTGCTTATATTAGATGAGCCTACAAGTGGGCTTGATGCACTGGGGGCATATGAGATAAGGAATAGGATAAGAAAGATGAAGGAAGAAGGGAATACAATAGTTCTTTCATCTCATATTCTTTCCGAAGTTCAAGAGCTTAGCGATAGGGTTGCGATAATGAATAGGGGAAATATAATTGCGATAGATAGCGTTGAAAAATTGAGCCAAAAGTTAAAAATTCAGCCAAAGTTAAAAATAAATATTTTAAATCCATCAGAGAAAATATTGGAAGCTATAAAGAAAGTAAATGGCGTGGAAGATATAAAAATTGAGGGAAATATTATAGAGATAAAATGCTCATCTGAAACTAAGGCAAGTGTTATAAATGCAATTGAGGATGCTGGGGGAAAAATAATTGATTTCAAGACAGTTGAGCCAACTCTTGAGGAGATATTTGTAAAAATGGTGAAGGAAAATGAATAA
- a CDS encoding ABC transporter permease — translation MNKIFAIAKKEFMDNWRNKWIIAISAIFLILTVVVSYFTKGEWQNLSSTIVGMMSFVELLIPILGLMLGYATIAGEKERGSLAILLSYPVRRWEILIGKFLGLSCVIASSIFIGFGIAGVIIGINVKEVKWLEYFYFIAISILLGIVYIAISIMLSSIFKKRATAMGGAIFTWFFFSMIWGIILFGLLIIIYKSNPFQIVNENFTAPNWFYFLSALNPVSAFESLIYLNVTPIRGAIPINYPSFYNNPFLFSMLFIWIILSLAVAYLFFRNKDI, via the coding sequence ATGAATAAAATTTTTGCAATAGCTAAAAAAGAATTTATGGATAACTGGAGAAATAAGTGGATTATAGCAATTTCAGCAATATTTTTAATTTTAACTGTTGTTGTTTCATATTTTACTAAGGGTGAGTGGCAGAATCTTTCTTCAACAATAGTGGGCATGATGAGCTTTGTCGAACTTTTAATTCCAATATTGGGGCTAATGCTTGGATATGCAACAATTGCTGGAGAAAAAGAGCGTGGCTCTCTTGCAATTCTTTTATCATATCCTGTTAGAAGATGGGAGATATTGATAGGAAAATTTTTGGGACTGAGCTGTGTTATTGCTTCTTCGATTTTTATTGGTTTTGGGATTGCGGGGGTAATAATAGGAATAAATGTAAAAGAGGTTAAATGGTTAGAATATTTTTACTTTATAGCAATCTCCATCCTTCTGGGAATTGTTTATATAGCAATTTCAATAATGCTTTCCTCTATATTTAAAAAACGCGCCACCGCGATGGGAGGGGCAATTTTTACTTGGTTCTTCTTTTCGATGATATGGGGGATAATACTTTTTGGCTTGCTTATAATCATTTATAAATCAAATCCCTTTCAAATTGTAAATGAAAATTTTACTGCCCCAAACTGGTTTTATTTTTTAAGTGCTTTAAATCCAGTAAGTGCTTTTGAAAGTCTTATATATTTAAATGTCACTCCCATAAGGGGCGCAATTCCTATTAACTATCCTTCATTTTATAACAATCCCTTCCTTTTTTCAATGCTTTTTATCTGGATAATATTATCTCTTGCAGTTGCATATCTCTTTTTCAGGAATAAAGATATTTAG
- a CDS encoding ribose-phosphate diphosphokinase, with protein sequence MKIVAGSSSKNLANRISEKTGIGIADITLKRFPDGECYVKINEEFEHAIIVQNTYPDENIIELFLIQDAVSRFAKRIDVVIPYYGYGRQDKIFEEGEAVSAEKIAELIEMSADRLILINPHKEHIKNFFDIEVNICDATPSLTKYFKEKVDVIISPDEGAVEMAKKSAEILNCNYNYFRKNRISENEVFMELKDMDVENKRVLIMDDIISTGGTMKKAVEILKNQKAREIYTACIHGLFISGADRKILNAGCKEIVSTDTIESEYSKVSVADEISKYLYS encoded by the coding sequence GTATTGCTGATATTACTCTTAAAAGATTTCCTGATGGGGAATGCTATGTTAAAATAAATGAAGAATTTGAGCATGCGATAATTGTTCAGAATACATATCCTGATGAAAATATAATTGAGCTTTTTTTAATTCAGGATGCTGTAAGCAGATTTGCAAAAAGAATAGATGTTGTTATTCCTTATTATGGCTATGGAAGGCAGGATAAAATATTTGAAGAGGGAGAAGCAGTTAGTGCAGAGAAAATCGCAGAATTAATTGAAATGAGTGCTGATAGATTAATTTTGATAAATCCGCATAAAGAACATATAAAAAATTTTTTTGATATAGAGGTAAATATCTGCGATGCAACTCCTTCACTTACAAAATATTTCAAGGAAAAGGTAGATGTTATAATTTCGCCAGATGAAGGAGCGGTTGAAATGGCTAAAAAATCAGCAGAAATTTTGAATTGCAATTATAATTATTTTAGGAAAAATAGAATAAGCGAAAATGAAGTATTTATGGAATTAAAAGATATGGATGTTGAAAACAAAAGAGTTCTTATTATGGATGATATAATCTCAACTGGCGGAACAATGAAAAAAGCAGTAGAAATTTTAAAAAATCAGAAGGCAAGAGAAATTTATACTGCATGCATCCATGGTCTTTTTATAAGTGGTGCAGATAGAAAAATTTTAAATGCGGGTTGCAAAGAAATTGTATCAACTGATACAATTGAAAGTGAATATAGCAAAGTGAGCGTTGCAGATGAAATTTCTAAATATCTTTATTCCTGA